TTCTAAACTGCTCCATTCTAGCTTACGGCCTTGTTTTATCTCAAGTCCGACTTGGTTATAATGTCGCTCTAGAACTTGCAAACAGGTATTGGTAAGGTCACCTTTACATGGGTGCTTATCAAGACCTCCCTGAAGATCGTGGACGAAAAAGGGTAAATTATCGCTTGCCGACACGGAATGATTAGAACATATATCCAAATTATTTCCTGCTGCTTTGTGTGATAAGCAATAACTGGTAAAGACATTTTCGTTGAGAGCCAACCCAGCGTTACCATGATAACCTGTTTGAGGCTCGGAAAGAACAGTTTCTATATCTTCGGGCCTAATGGTGTGGCCACTTGGAAATCTTTTATTATATTCTGTTAGGTCAGCGCACATTTCAAAATTCCAGTCGTAGCGATCTCTTTCAAAGTACCATGCATAAGAGAGGATGATGCTGACTGGAGAGATAAAAGTCGTGTAAAACTTTCTGAAGGCCTCCTCAAAGTTATTTGTATTTAAATGTTTTAGGATATGCTCTCTGCAGTGAGTGACCGTGTCTCGGTACATATATACCGGAAAATACGTCATAAAATCAGCGACAAATGGTAATCCTAGCGCCTGTTTAGTAGTATCTGCCCATTTATATACCCAGCTCCTGTAGAAGGTGCAGGCGGAGCCTAAGGCACGTACCTTTGTCCCATTAAAAATTGTGGACTTAGTTACTGGGGTAAAAAAAGCTGAGTCACTGTCCATCCAAGCAATAACGGTGTCATTTGAAAGTAGGTCAATGAAAAAACTGCTCCAAAGCTGTCTGTTATAACCGGGTGTCTTAGGCGAGCCTTGAAACTCCAGAGTTCCTTTGTCCTTTGGAAGGGCCTCATAAAAGAATTCAAGTCTACGATCAGGAAAGTATTTTTGGGcaagtgtttttaatttttcggcAAATTCATGATCCTCTTGTGATTCTTCATCAAGTCCTACGACTAAATTTCCAAAGGAAGGAGGCCAGAAGAGAACGGAAGTCCTGAAAACGTTACACAAATAACGTTGCCTGTGATCTGGTCGTTTGCCAGACATCCTCACGAACACACTTATTGAGGTATCTGGGGTGTGCTTTGTTGTCCCTAAGATCTCTTTGTTTGTCACAGGTCTTGCGGTGCTGTGGTTGCTAGCTGAGACTTGGGAGGTTTCGTAGAACCAAGGTAGCGAAGTTCCCCTTCCCGAGTTCACATGTGATATGAGTATCACCATGGCGGAGAGGGCTAAAATAAGGCAGATGAGAACACCTGTTCTAATACTTCGTAAAACCATTGTCTAGTCAGTTGTATAGCTTTCTTCAATGGACTACTGCTACAAAAGAGAAGAGGAAAAtgttaattaaatttaatttttggcatCTCATAAATGGTGCCATGTAGTGTAATGCAAGACAGTCTTGACAGTCTAGAttaccaccgcggtcaaacgtctaaatcgttatttttgttttttattgctgggatttcatttaccagttagagaaaaatgggcaaagatgtataaatcagttagtcaacataactatctttccatttttctaaaaatcttgagcttttttcgctgaaaacgcttctcgctaaaagagaatcatgtttgaaaatggcgccgataataacgtcagcatcggttttcaatcacttagaacttttttagtaaacttttaaaaagtttagtaaactaacaggatgttggtaataccctaaattttcgatagtgaaagtagcaaccttaactttgaagtatttcgcttaatttttgcaaatttcactcgtttgaccgctgtgaagTCTAGATTCCACGCTGTGGGTTACAGATTCTAGGGACTAGATTCCGTATTTCTTACCAGTAGATCTTGCAGGGGCACCGAACGTcatttttcggaaaatatctgtttggaagacgatttgagatctagaattattggaacattttttgtaaaatttcttgcttgtttgcctctcctaggattttcaaacatgTAAAAATTggtataccttattataggaaattaacgctccataaaaggtattggaaattaacgcgacttaaattaacgcgaatttaatggaaaacgactttcgaataaagaaaattaactcgaaagaggaggtagaattttataataaaggaaattaacgcgattaagacacgGTGGTGACAAGtaga
The sequence above is a segment of the Porites lutea chromosome 3, jaPorLute2.1, whole genome shotgun sequence genome. Coding sequences within it:
- the LOC140931133 gene encoding uncharacterized protein, which gives rise to MVLRSIRTGVLICLILALSAMVILISHVNSGRGTSLPWFYETSQVSASNHSTARPVTNKEILGTTKHTPDTSISVFVRMSGKRPDHRQRYLCNVFRTSVLFWPPSFGNLVVGLDEESQEDHEFAEKLKTLAQKYFPDRRLEFFYEALPKDKGTLEFQGSPKTPGYNRQLWSSFFIDLLSNDTVIAWMDSDSAFFTPVTKSTIFNGTKVRALGSACTFYRSWVYKWADTTKQALGLPFVADFMTYFPVYMYRDTVTHCREHILKHLNTNNFEEAFRKFYTTFISPVSIILSYAWYFERDRYDWNFEMCADLTEYNKRFPSGHTIRPEDIETVLSEPQTGYHGNAGLALNENVFTSYCLSHKAAGNNLDICSNHSVSASDNLPFFVHDLQGGLDKHPCKGDLTNTCLQVLERHYNQVGLEIKQGRKLEWSSLETADALASEFGITCPPITV